The following proteins come from a genomic window of Oncorhynchus kisutch isolate 150728-3 unplaced genomic scaffold, Okis_V2 Okis06b-Okis10b_hom, whole genome shotgun sequence:
- the LOC109886082 gene encoding mitochondrial thiamine pyrophosphate carrier, whose product MVGYDPGSKGAAPAPEDAALSGSAAGMVTRALISPLDVIKIRFQLQIERVSSRHPEGKYWGLFQASRCILAEEGLPAFWKGHVPAQLLSVCFGAVQFASFEFLTEMAHKSTAYDSQTAGVHFVCGGLAACSATVACQPLDTLRTRFAAQGEPKVYGSLRHAVSTMYRTEGALGFYRGLGPTLVAVFPYAGLQFFFYKVLKNLMGPPPKDSNVGGNLRSLVCGSCAGVISKTMTYPFDLIKKRLQVGGFEEARVHFGQVRKYGGFVDCVSQIAREEGLRGFLKGLSPSLVKAAVSTGFTFFWYEFFLNAIQNLKGIQ is encoded by the exons ATGGTGGGCTATGACCCAGGGTCTAAGGGCGCTGCTCCAGCCCCAGAAGATGCAGCCCTGTCTGGGTCAGCCGCAGGCATGGTGACCCGAGCCCTGATCAGCCCCCTGGATGTCATCAAGATAAGATTCCAG TTGCAGATAGAGCGCGTATCGTCAAGGCACCCTGAAGGGAAGTACTGGGGTCTGTTCCAGGCATCACGTTGTATCCTGGCAGAGGAGGGGCTGCCTGCCTTCTGGAAAGGACATGTCCCCGCCcagctcctctctgtctgcttCGGGGCAGTACAG TTTGCCAGCTTTGAGTTCCTGACTGAGATGGCCCACAAGAGCACCGCATATGACAGCCAGACAGCAGGGGTGCACTTTGTGTGTGGCGGTCTGGCCGCCTGCTCTGCCACTGTAGCCTGCCAGCCACTAGACACACTGCGAACACGCTTCGCAGCTCAGGGAGAGCCCAAG GTGTATGGCAGCCTGAGACATGCTGTGTCCACCATGTACCGCACTGAGGGGGCCCTGGGGTTCTACCGTGGCCTGGGTCCAACACTGGTGGCAGTGTTCCCCTACGCAGGCCTGCAGTTCTTCTTCTACAAGGTCCTCAAGAACCTCATGGGACCACCGCCCAAGGACAGCAACGTCGGAG GCAACCTCAGAAGCTTGGTATGTGGAAGCTGTGCTGGAGTCATCAGCAAGACAATGACCTACCCCTTTGACCTCATCAAAAAGAGACTGCAGGTGGGAGGGTTTGAAGAAGCCAGAGTCCACTTTGGACAG GTGCGGAAGTATGGTGGCTTTGTAGACTGTGTGTCCCAGATCGCCAGAGAGGAGGGTCTCCGGGGCTTTCTCAAAGGCCTATCTCCCAGCCTAGTGAAAGCAGCTGTCTCCACGGGCTTCACCTTCTTCTGGTATGAGTTCTTCCTTAATGCCATACAGAACCTGAAGGGCATCCAGTGA